In a genomic window of Perognathus longimembris pacificus isolate PPM17 chromosome 21, ASM2315922v1, whole genome shotgun sequence:
- the Nefm gene encoding neurofilament medium polypeptide has protein sequence MSYALDPLGNPSAYRRVTETRSSFSRVSGSPSSGFRSQSWSRGSPSTASSSYKRSALAPRLAYGSAVLSSAESSLDFSQSSSLLNGGGAGGAGGDYRLARANEKEQLQGLNDRFAGYIEKVHFLEQQNKEIEAEIQALRQKQASHAQLGDAYEQELRELRATLEMVNHEKAQVQLDSEHLEEDIHRLKERFEDEARLRDDTEAAIRALRKDVEEASLVRVELDKKVQSLQDEVAFLRSNHEEEVADLLAQIQASHVTVERKDYLKTDISTALKEIRSQLECHSDHNMHQAEEWFKCRYAKLTEAAEQNKEAIRSAKEEIAEYRRQLQSKSIELESVRGTKESLERQLSDIEERHNHDLSSYQDTIQQLENELRGTKWEMARHLREYQDLLNVKMALDIEIAAYRKLLEGEETRFSTFSGSITGPLYTHRQPSVTISSKIQKTKVEAPKLKVQHKFVEEIIEETKVEDEKSEMEEALTAIAEELAISTKEEEKEEEAEEQEEDQGAQEEQEEEVVAAKKSPVKATAPEMKEEEEEKEEEGQEEEEEEEDEGAKSDQAEEGGSEKEGSSEKDEGEQEEEGETEAEGEGEEVEAKDEKKTEEKKEGVAAKEELVVEAKAEKPEKAKSPVPKSPVEEVKPKAEARPAKGEQKEEEQKAEEGKKEVAQESPKEEKVEAKEEKPKDVPDKKKAESPVKEKAVQEVITITKSVKVSVEKDTREEEKPPQEKEKEKEKEKAEEEGGGEEEGSDQGAKESRKEDIAVNGEVEGKEEEEEEEEEEQETKEKGSGREEEKGVVTNGLDLSPAEEKKGGDRSEDKTVVTKKVEKITTEGGDGATKYITKSVTVTQKVEEHEETFEEKLVSTKKVEKVTSHAIVKEVTQSD, from the exons ATGAGCTACGCGCTGGACCCGCTGGGCAACCCGTCCGCCTACCGGCGGGTGACGGAGACCCGCTCGAGCTTCAGCCGGGTGAGCGGGTCCCCGTCCAGCGGCTTCCGCTCGCAGTCGTGGTCCCGCGGCTCGCCCAGCACCGCGTCCTCCTCCTACAAGCGCAGCGCGCTCGCCCCGCGCCTGGCCTACGGCTCGGCGGTGCTGAGCTCGGCCGAGAGCAGCCTCGACTTCAGCCAGTCCTCGTCCCTGCTCaacggcggcggcgcggggggcgcgggcggcgacTACCGGCTGGCGCGCGCCAACGAGAAGGAGCAGCTGCAGGGGCTGAACGACCGCTTCGCCGGCTACATCGAGAAAGTTCACTTCCTGGAGCAGCAGAACAAGGAGATCGAGGCGGAGATCCAGGCGCTGCGGCAGAAGCAGGCGTCGCACGCGCAGCTGGGCGACGCGTACGAGCAGGAGCTGCGCGAGCTGCGCGCCACGCTGGAGATGGTGAACCACGAGAAGGCGCAGGTGCAGCTGGACTCGGAGCACCTGGAGGAGGACATCCACCGGCTCAAGGAGCGCTTCGAGGACGAGGCGCGGCTGCGCGACGACACCGAGGCGGCCATCCGCGCGCTGCGCAAGGACGTGGAGGAGGCGTCGCTGGTCCGGGTGGAGCTGGACAAGAAGGTGCAGTCGCTGCAGGACGAGGTGGCCTTCCTGCGCAGCAACCATGAGGAGGAGGTGGCCGACCTGCTGGCCCAGATCCAGGCGTCGCACGTCACCGTGGAGCGCAAAGACTACCTGAAGACCGACATCTCCACGGCGCTGAAGGAGATCCGCTCGCAGCTCGAGTGCCACTCCGACCACAACATGCACCAGGCCGAGGAGTGGTTCAAGTGCCGCTACGCCAAGCTCACCGAGGCGGCCGAGCAGAACAAGGAGGCCATCCGCTCCGCCAAGGAGGAGATCGCCGAGTACCGGCGCCAGCTGCAGTCCAAGAGCATCGAGCTCGAGTCCGTGCGCGGCACCAAGGAGTCCCTGGAGCGGCAGCTCAGCGACATCGAGGAGCGCCACAACCACGACCTCAGCAGCTACCAG GACACCATCCAGCAGTTGGAAAATGAGCTCCGGGGGACGAAGTGGGAGATGGCTCGTCATTTGCGCGAGTACCAGGACCTCCTCAACGTCAAGATGGCTCTGGATATCGAGATCGCCGCCTACAG AAAACTGCTGGAAGGAGAAGAGACCAGATTTAGCACATTCTCAGGGAGCATCACCGGGCCACTCTACACCCACCGCCAGCCCTCGGTCACAATATCCAGTAAGATTCAGAAAACCAAGGTGGAGGCCCCCAAGCTAAAGGTGCAGCACAAATTTGTCGAGGAGATCATCGAGGAAACCAAAGTGGAGGATGAGAAATCAGAAATGGAAGAGGCCCTGACGGCCATTGCAGAAGAGCTGGCCATTTCCaccaaagaagaggagaaggaagaagaggctgaagaacaggaagaggaccaaggagcccaagaagaacaggaagaagaagTGGTAGCTGCCAAAAAGTCCCCTGTGAAAGCTACTGCCCCTGagatgaaagaggaagaagaggaaaaggaggaggaaggccaagaggaggaggaagaggaagaagatgagggtGCTAAGTCAGACCAAGCAGAAGAGGGAGGATCTGAGAAGGAAGGCTCCAGTGAGAAAGATGAGGGtgagcaggaagaagagggagaaaccGAGGCAGAAGGTGAAGGAGAGGAAGTGGAAGCTAAGGATGAGAAGAAaactgaggaaaagaaagaaggtgtGGCTGCCAAGGAAGAGCTGGTAGTGGAAGCCAAGGCCGAAAAGCCAGAGAAAGCCAAGAGCCCTGTGCCAAAGTCCCCTGTGGAAGAAGTGAAGCCCAAAGCAGAAGCCAGACCTGCCAAGGGCGAGCAGAAAGAGGAAGAACAGAAagctgaggaaggaaagaaagaagtggcCCAGGAGTCGcccaaggaagaaaaggtagaggCGAAGGAGGAGAAGCCGAAAGACGTGCCAGACAAGAAGAAAGCGGAGTCCCCCGTGAAGGAGAAGGCAGTGCAGGAGGTAATCACCATCACCAAATCAGTGAAGGTGAGCGTGGAGAAAGACACCCGGGAAGAGGAGAAGCCACcacaggagaaggagaaggagaaggagaaggagaaggcagaggaggagggagggggtgaggaggaaggaagcgATCAAGGTGCCAAGGAATCCAGGAAGGAAGACATAGCAGTCAATGGGGAGGTagagggcaaggaggaggaggaggaggaggaggaggaagagcaggagacgAAGGAAAAGGGTagtgggagagaagaggagaaaggcgTGGTCACCAATGGGTTAGACTTGAGCCCagcagaggaaaagaaggggGGCGACCGAAGTGAGGACAAAACGGTGGTGACCAAAAAGGTAGAAAAGATCACCACGGAGGGGGGCGATGGTGCTACCAAATACATCACTAAATCTGTCACCGTCACTCAAAAGGTAGAGGAGCACGAGGAGACCTTTGAGGAGAAGCTAGTGTCCACTAAGAAGGTAGAGAAAGTGACTTCTCACGCCATCGTGAAGGAAGTCACTCAGAGTGACTAA